In Edaphobacter dinghuensis, a genomic segment contains:
- a CDS encoding flagellar motor protein MotB, translating into MSRKKKHEHVNHERWLVSYADFITLLFAFFVVLFASSQSNKAKQTELSEAMQSAFTPMGVFEAHSKTPPLTDRHAAPVNTTPAALPLPLPSVRIETAEETEKHLNKLLAEQIAAGHIPPGSVTMRITTDGLVISLHEAGFFPSGSAEVRAASIPMLSSLAMTLPQGPLRIEGHTDNVPIHNSQFPTNWELSTARATAIARLLLERGPIDPANLSAAGYAEFHPVASNSTAEGRAQNRRVDIILLRHPATSR; encoded by the coding sequence ATGAGCCGCAAGAAGAAGCACGAGCACGTCAATCACGAGCGCTGGCTGGTCTCCTATGCCGACTTCATCACGCTGCTCTTCGCATTTTTCGTCGTCCTCTTCGCCTCCAGTCAGTCAAATAAAGCAAAGCAGACCGAGCTCTCGGAGGCCATGCAGAGCGCGTTCACACCGATGGGCGTCTTTGAAGCCCACTCGAAGACGCCGCCATTAACAGACCGTCATGCCGCCCCGGTCAACACAACGCCCGCTGCCCTTCCCCTTCCGCTTCCCTCAGTCCGAATCGAAACTGCGGAGGAGACCGAAAAGCATCTCAACAAACTTCTCGCCGAACAAATCGCCGCAGGCCACATTCCACCCGGCAGCGTAACCATGCGCATCACGACCGATGGCCTCGTCATCTCGCTGCACGAAGCCGGCTTCTTTCCCTCCGGTTCAGCCGAAGTCCGCGCCGCCTCCATCCCCATGCTGTCGAGCCTGGCGATGACCTTGCCCCAAGGCCCGCTACGCATCGAAGGCCACACCGACAACGTTCCCATCCACAACTCACAGTTCCCCACTAACTGGGAGTTATCCACCGCGCGCGCCACAGCCATCGCACGTCTTCTGCTCGAACGCGGCCCCATCGATCCCGCCAATCTCTCCGCCGCCGGTTATGCCGAATTCCATCCCGTCGCCAGCAACAGCACCGCTGAGGGCCGCGCTCAAAATCGCCGCGTCGACATCATC